The following are encoded together in the Juglans microcarpa x Juglans regia isolate MS1-56 chromosome 2D, Jm3101_v1.0, whole genome shotgun sequence genome:
- the LOC121250870 gene encoding putative pentatricopeptide repeat-containing protein At5g09950, translating to MFRWFLTCTRRRLPNHLNSTFTTCTVSPIPPQDNPFFLEPQNPTNQLRTSPLLIPLQNLVDQYKKSQAQLARSPTSSHVSYSGSETREFLVSRYRDSRCSEDAKELHLHIFKNGFANDLFLCNTLINIYVKNGDLVSARNLFDEMRERNLVTWACLISGYTQNGMPDEACTLLKGMVSQGFCPNHYAFGSTLQACQQWRPFGIKFGMQIHGLMSKTQYAFDGVVCNALIAMYGNCQDSADDARRVFDQIHTKNLISWNSIISVYSQRGDAISAFELFSRMQQQGLGFISKPNEYTFGSLITAASSSVGSGLSLLRQVLTRVKKAGYLGDLYVGSALVSGLSRFGLNDYAKQVFEQMSVRNAVSMNGLMVGLVRQKRGEEAAEIFQGMRNLVDINLDSYVILLSAFPEFTLLEDGKRKGTEVHAYVIRTGLIDIKHEIGNGLVNMYAKCGAIVDASSVFKLMVCKDSVSWNTMISGLDQNEHFEDAIISFCEMRRTGLMPSNFTLISTLSSCASLGLKMLGHQLHCEGIKLGLDLDVSVCNSLLALYAETGCLAESEKVFYLMPEYDQVSWNSVIGAFADSEASVVEAVKYFINMMQAGWSLNRVSFINILAAVSSLSLLQLGHQIHGLALKYCVANDTAIENALLACYGKCGEIDGSEKIFSRMSEGRDEVSWNSMISGYIHNELLSKAIDLVWFMMQRGQRLDCFTFATVLSACASVATLERGMEVHACAIRACLEYDVVVGSALIDMYTKCGRIDYASRFFELMPMRNIYSWNSMVSGYARHGHGHKALELFSQMKSYGQPPDHVTFVGVLSACSHVGLVDEGFKHFRSMSEVYDLAPRVEHFSCMVDLLGRAGELKKIEDFINKMPIKPNTLIWRTVLGACCRANGRNTELGHRAAEMLLELEPQNAVNYVLLSNMYASGGKWEDVAKARMAMRKAAVKKEAGCSWVTMKDGVHVFVAGDKSHPEKELIYEKLKQLNKKMRDAGYVPETRFALYDLELENKEELLSYHSEKLAVAFALTRKSGLPIRIMKNLRVCGDCHSAFKYISKIVGRQIVLRDSNRFHHFDDGKCSCGDYW from the coding sequence ATGTTTCGCTGGTTCCTTACATGCACTCGCAGGCGACTACCCAACCATTTAAACTCTACTTTTACTACATGCACTGTCTCACCAATTCCACCACAAGACAATCCTTTTTTCCTCGAACCCCAAAACCCAACAAATCAGCTTAGAACATCCCCTCTTTTAATCCCATTACAAAACTTAGTTGATCAGTACAAAAAATCTCAGGCCCAACTTGCAAGGTCGCCCACCTCATCACATGTTTCCTATTCGGGTTCCGAAACGCGTGAATTTCTAGTTAGTCGATACCGCGATTCTCGTTGTTCAGAAGATGCAAAAGAGCTACATTTgcacattttcaaaaatgggtTTGCTAATGATTTGTTTTTGTGCAATACccttattaatatttatgtcaaGAATGGTGACTTGGTTTCAGCACGTAacttgtttgatgaaatgcGCGAAAGGAATTTGGTTACGTGGGCTTGTTTGATTTCAGGGTACACCCAGAATGGCATGCCTGATGAGGCTTGTACGCTTTTAAAAGGGATGGTTTCTCAGGGATTTTGTCCAAATCACTATGCTTTTGGTAGTACTCTTCAAGCTTGCCAGCAGTGGAGACCGTTTGGAATTAAGTTTGGGATGCAAATTCATGGATTAATGTCAAAAACTCAGTACGCATTTGATGGGGTGGTATGTAATGCACTGATCGCAATGTATGGGAATTGTCAGGATTCTGCTGATGATGCTCGCCGTGTTTTTGATCAGATACATACCAAAAATTTGATATCATGGAATTCCATTATTTCGGTCTATTCTCAAAGAGGAGATGCAATATCTGCTTTTGAGCTCTTCTCGAGAATGCAACAGCAGGGCTTGGGATTCATTTCAAAACCTAATGAGTATACTTTCGGAAGCTTAATAACTGCTGCTTCTTCGTCAGTTGGTTCTGGTTTGAGTTTGCTTAGGCAGGTTCTCACCAGGGTTAAGAAGGCTGGATATCTTGGGGATCTGTATGTCGGTAGTGCTTTAGTAAGTGGGCTTTCCAGGTTTGGACTGAATGATTATGCCAAACAGGTTTTTGAGCAGATGAGTGTGAGGAATGCAGTCTCAATGAATGGCTTAATGGTTGGTTTGGTGAGGCAAAAACGAGGAGAAGAAGCAGCTGAGATTTTCCAGGGGATGAGAAATTTGGTTGATATCAATCTTGATTCAtatgttattttgttaagtGCTTTTCCTGAATTTACTCTGTTAGAGGATGGCAAAAGAAAGGGTACAGAGGTCCATGCGTACGTCATCCGAACTGGATTAATTGACATCAAGCATGAAATTGGCAATGGTCTTGTTAACATGTATGCTAAATGTGGTGCTATTGTGGATGCTTCCTCTGTTTTCAAACTCATGGTTTGTAAAGATTCAGTCTCATGGAATACTATGATTTCTGGTCTTGACCAGAATGAGCATTTTGAAGATGCCATCATTAGCTTCTGTGAAATGAGGAGAACTGGACTTATGCCTTCAAATTTCACATTGATTAGTACTTTGAGTTCATGTGCAAGCTTGGGGTTGAAGATGCTGGGACATCAACTACATTGTGAAGGAATTAAATTAGGACTTGATTTGGATGTTTCAGTTTGCAATTCACTTCTTGCACTGTATGCTGAGACTGGATGTCTTGCAGAATCTGAAAAGGTTTTCTACTTGATGCCAGAGTATGATCAAGTTTCATGGAATTCAGTAATTGGGGCTTTTGCTGATTCGGAGGCATCAGTTGTAGAAGCTGTGAAATATTTCATAAACATGATGCAAGCTGGATGGAGTCTTAATAGAGTAAGCTTTATAAATATTCTTGCTGCAGTGTCATCTCTTTCACTTCTCCAACTGGGCCATCAAATTCATGGTTTGGCGCTAAAATACTGTGTTGCAAATGACACTGCTATTGAGAATGCACTTTTGGCTTGCTATGGAAAGTGTGGAGAGATAGATGGATCTGAGAAGATCTTTTCTAGGATGTCGGAGGGGAGGGATGAAGTAAGTTGGAATTCTATGATTTCTGGATATATACACAATGAACTCTTGTCCAAGGCCATCGATTTAGTCTGGTTTATGATGCAGAGGGGTCAGAGATTGGACTGTTTCACCTTTGCTACTGTTCTCAGTGCTTGTGCTTCTGTTGCAACACTAGAGCGTGGAATGGAAGTCCATGCCTGTGCAATAAGAGCTTGCTTGGAATATGATGTTGTAGTTGGCAGTGCACTTATTGACATGTATACCAAATGTGGAAGAATAGATTACGCTTCAAGATTTTTTGAGTTGATGCCCATGAGGAACATCTATTCTTGGAATTCAATGGTATCAGGATATGCACGCCATGGACATGGACACAAAGCTTTGGAGCTTTTTTCACAGATGAAGTCATATGGTCAACCACCAGATCATGTCACCTTTGTTGGAGTCTTATCAGCTTGTAGCCATGTGGGGTTAGTGGATGAAGGTTTTAAGCATTTCAGATCCATGAGTGAAGTATATGATTTGGCTCCTCGGGTTGAGCACTTTTCATGTATGGTAGATCTCCTTGGGCGGGCAGGTGAACTTAAGAAGATAGAAGACTTCATCAATAAGATGCCAATAAAGCCTAATACTCTTATTTGGAGGACGGTGTTAGGGGCTTGTTGCCGAGCTAATGGTCGTAACACAGAGCTAGGTCATAGGGCTGCTGAAATGCTTCTAGAGTTAGAACCTCAAAATGCTGTTAACTATGTGCTTCTCTCTAACATGTATGCTTCTGGAGGGAAGTGGGAAGATGTGGCAAAGGCTAGAATGGCGATGAGGAAAGCAGCAGTAAAGAAAGAAGCTGGGTGTAGTTGGGTAACCATGAAGGATGGTGTTCATGTTTTCGTGGCTGGAGACAAATCACACCCAGAGAAAGAGTTGATATATGAAAAACTGAAGCAACttaacaagaaaatgagagatgcCGGATATGTCCCAGAGACTAGATTTGCGCTGTATGATCTTGAATTGGAGAACAAGGAAGAACTCCTAAGCTATCACAGTGAGAAACTGGCAGTTGCTTTTGCTCTCACTCGCAAATCCGGGCTGCCTATAAGGATAATGAAAAATCTTCGGGTTTGTGGTGACTGCCACTCTGcctttaaatatatatcaaagaTTGTTGGTAGACAAATAGTATTAAGGGATTCAAACCGATTTCATCATTTTGATGATGGTAAGTGTTCATGTGGGGATTACTGGTGA
- the LOC121248491 gene encoding uncharacterized protein LOC121248491, with protein MGHFRHPYIQAAKTFSHFCNSNKTIRFLLSFSLLSVILSHSSLLPFLLESFHVHVSPFPLKPFSYTIDKNYVFLLCNGLLVFIVKNSGLVGNNSSLWHDLDEEFVLKNGDSRPSEQELGLSENKASDGSKNALPEVEEEEERANGTLIALGEGENGLILAMHDEDEEQDNGLVIIKEEEEEEGNGLELLSTEELNKIFDDFIRKKKEEIKFGGQQLIVV; from the coding sequence ATGGGTCATTTCAGGCATCCATATATCCAAGCTGCAAAAACGTTCAGCCACTTCTGCAATTCCAATAAAACCATCAGATTCTTACTCTCCTTCTCACTCTTATCTGTCATTTTGTCCCACTCTTCATTGCTCCCTTTTCTTCTCGAATCCTTCCATGTCCACGTTTCTccttttcccttgaaacctttTAGCTACACCATTGACAAGAACTATGTGTTCCTGCTTTGCAATGGACTCCTAGTTTTTATTGTAAAGAACTCTGGTCTAGTCGGGAATAATTCTTCATTATGGCATGATCTTGATGAAGAATTTGTCTTGAAGAATGGAGATAGTAGGCCATCAGAACAGGAACTTGGACTGTCAGAGAATAAGGCGTCGGATGGAAGTAAAAATGCACTACCTGAagttgaagaggaagaagaaagagcaaATGGGACTTTGATTGCGCTAGGAGAAGGAGAGAATGGGCTAATTTTGGCTATGCacgatgaagatgaagaacaagATAATGGCCTTGTTATcatcaaagaagaagaagaagaagaaggaaacgGACTCGAGCTTCTGAGTACAGAAgagttgaacaaaatatttgatgattttatcagaaagaagaaagaagaaataaaattcgGAGGCCAGCAACTGATCGTGGTTTGA
- the LOC121250646 gene encoding putative protein FAR1-RELATED SEQUENCE 10 has translation MKPSNNIWIRRQQCSCGDWKCYIKFEGDDQTSASSQLVKSEAMPSLSLLEAVFTPYVGQIFKSDDDAFEYYSNFARKNGFSIRKARSTESQNLGVYRRDFVCYRSGFNQPRKKANVEHPRERKSVRCGCDAKLYLTKEIVDGVTQWYVSQFSNVHNHELLEDDQVRLLPAYRKIQEADQERILLLSKAGFPVNRIVKVLELEKGVQPGQLPFIEKDVRNFVRTCKKTVQENDALLTEKRENDTLELVEVCKAMVERDPDFVYDCTTDENGKVESIAWSYGDSVRAYSVFGDVVTFDTTYRSITYGLLLGVWFGIDNNGKAIFFGCVLLQEENSRSFTWALQTFVRFMGGQHPQTILTDIDSGLGDAIARELPNTKHVICIWHILSKLSSWFSLPLGSQYADFKADFDVLCHLESVEDFEHQWNLLVARFGLVSDKHIALLFLYRASWPLSFIRSYFVARMLTAEFSQSLDSFLKRILNAQTCLQAFFEQVGIATNLQNQTREGMQYMHIRTCMPIEEHARSILTPYAFNVLQHEIVLSLQYGTTEMTNGSHLVRHYRKMDGDFLVIWIPEDEQIHCSCKEYEHSGILCRHSLRVLTMKNYFELPEKYFLHRWRSETSSAPMDDQNAQIRSNDCAQTFHSLAETVLTESLISKERFDYVHRELTGLLEHIRNMPVIDEFALNTAPNNVSE, from the exons ATGAAGCCATCGAATAACATCTGGATTCGACGCCAACAGTGTTCATGTGGAGATTGGAAGTGTTATATCAAGTTTGAAGGAGATGATCAAACTTCAGCAAGCTCTCAGCTAGTAAAGAGTGAAGCAATGCCATCTTTGTCATTATTGGAAGCAGTCTTTACTCCTTACGTGGGTCAAATTTTCAAAAGTGATGATGATGCCTTCGAATACTATAGCAATTTTGCCCGAAAGAATGGGTTTTCAATTCGAAAAGCTCGTTCAACTGAAAGCCAAAATTTAGGGGTATATAGGCGAGATTTTGTTTGTTATCGGTCAGGGTTTAATCAACCAAGAAAAAAAGCCAATGTGGAGCATCCAAGGGAGCGCAAATCAGTACGATGTGGATGTGATGCAAAATTGTATTTAACAAAGGAAATTGTAGATGGTGTTACTCAATGGTATGTTTCACAATTTAGTAATGTTCATAACCATGAATTGTTGGAAGATGACCAAGTCCGCCTGCTTCCTGCTTATCGGAAAATTCAGGAGGCTGATCAAGAACGCATTCTTTTACTCTCCAAAGCTGGGTTTCCTGTGAACCGGATAGTGAAAGTGCTGGAATTAGAAAAGGGAGTTCAACCTGGACAGTTGCCCTTCATAGAGAAGGATGTTAGAAATTTTGTTCGGACTTGTAAAAAGACCGTACAAGAAAATGATGCTTTGCTTACTGAGAAAAGGGAGAATGATACACTGGAACTTGTTGAGGTCTGCAAGGCCATGGTGGAGAGGGATCCAGACTTTGTATACGATTGCACTACAGATGAAAATGGTAAGGTTGAAAGTATTGCATGGTCATATGGTGACTCTGTTCGTGCATATTCAGTATTTGGTGATGTGGTTACTTTTGATACAACATATCGTTCTATCACCTATGGATTGCTCCTTGGAGTGTGGTTTGGTATAGATAACAATGGCAAGGCAATTTTCTTTGGATGTGTTTTGCTACAAGAAGAAAATTCTCGTTCATTTACATGGGCTTTACAG ACTTTTGTTCGATTTATGGGAGGACAACACCCACAAACTATTTTAACTGATATAGATTCGGGGCTTGGAGATGCGATTGCAAGGGAGTTACCAAATACTAAACATGTGatatgtatatggcatattctGTCCAAATTATCCAGCTGGTTCTCTTTGCCTCTGGGATCACAGTATGCAGATTTCAAAGCTGACTTTGATGTGTTGTGTCATCTGGAGAGTGTTGAAGATTTTGAACATCAATGGAATCTTTTGGTTGCTCGGTTTGGACTTGTTTCAGATAAGCATATAGCTTTACTGTTTTTATATCGAGCATCATGGCCACTTTCCTTCATTCGAAGTTACTTTGTGGCTCGTATGTTGACAGCTGAGTTTTCACAATCTCTGGACTCTTTCTTGAAGAGAATCTTGAATGCACAGACGTGTTTGCAAGCATTCTTCGAGCAG GTCGGAATTGCTACCAACCTTCAAAATCAAACCAGAGAAGGAATGCAGTATATGCATATCAGGACATGCATGCCTATTGAAGAACATGCACGGAGCATTCTTACACCTTATGCTTTTAATGTGTTGCAACATGAAATAGTGCTGTCCTTGCAATATGGAACAACAGAAATGACAAATGGATCTCATCTTGTGAGACACTACAGGAAAATGGATGGAGACTTTCTGGTTATATGGATACCAGAAGATGAGCAAATTCACTGTTCCTGCAAGGAATATGAACATTCTGGAATACTATGCAGGCATTCTCTCCGAGTTCTCACCATGAAGAACTACTTTGAACTcccagaaaaatattttctgcatCGTTGGCGATCAGAGACTTCGTCAGCGCCTATGGATGATCAAAATGCTCAAATCAGAAGTAATGACTGTGCCCAAACTTTTCATTCTCTTGCTGAAACTGTATTGACAGAGTCATTGATCTCCAAGGAACGGTTTGATTATGTTCATAGAGAACTTACAGGGCTCCTTGAGCATATTAGAAATATGCCAGTTATTGATGAATTTGCTTTGAATACGGCACCTAACAATGTCAGTGAATAG